Within the Erigeron canadensis isolate Cc75 chromosome 6, C_canadensis_v1, whole genome shotgun sequence genome, the region ttCTTGATATTTAACTTGTGTTTTAGTTATACAAGGGGATCTAATAATTAATTTCACATATTTGACTTTTGACAATGAACTCTGGATGACTTTTGACCTTATTGACCCTCTCTAGTTTCAGCTAAATTTATCGATTTCACATATTTGACCCACTGAGTAAAATACATAACTTGATTTGACCGATTCACtactaaatgggtcaaaactctCTACCTCTGCTCAACATCATATCCTTATGTATGGCatacaaaattcaaaacaagTCTTAAAGAAAATTGTTGCCGGTAAAGTAAGGGATTACTTGGGGATTAGGTACGTGTCGATCAGCAGGAACAGGGGAGGCGACATGAAGAACCCCAGAGCAACCTGCAAAGGCGGCACAAAGGCCTTCGTAATCTAGCAAGTCTGCCTTGAAGAGGTGCAACCTCTCTTCAGCATTTTCCAACTTCTTCAAATGACCATTCTTTTTTTCATCACCTTCACATCAATTACCCTCCGACTTCAAAAAAGATACatacttacatagttacatagATACAATATTTATACCAAACCGAATCACACTGGTTTTGTTAAGAAAGCTGGAAACCTATCAGAAGTAAAGATCATGATTCATGAACTAATAAAAGGATTTTGCCAACCATAGCCTTGCGTGGAAACACGTGTCCATAAAAATAACAATCCTTAAGATATAACAGTCAACTGTCATGTACAATACAGTACTTTTCTACCAATTAACCATAGCTAGAGGACTATTTAGCGAGATCctaaaagaaaaatatcatCTAGCTAAAATGATATTATGAAACAAACTAAAGTGAAACtaaaagaaggaagaagaaaagtAAGAAAAACATACATGGGTCTCTAACAGTCCCATGGACCATATAACCTTTGGAAAGCAAAAACTTTACAACCCATGAAGCAATATAACCTCCTGCTCCTGTTACACACACCTtcttcatttattattttttaaaatttttatttagttttcaaCCTTCAACTAATAAACAAATTTGTATaatgatatcatatatatagatcataCACAGATACATATAAATGCATGGTGTTTTGTCCTATTGCTTGTAGCAGACAGTAGGAAGACAGGagtatataaaatattagagcTTAAGTGATTAAAAtactacacatgtgtaagataaCACTGAATTCcacaaatttaaaaatctaaaatatatGATAACAAAATAAGTGAAGTTGGAAAAGCCAAATCAACTTTGAacattaatttcttaaaaagTCTAACtataagagaaaaaagaaaaaatgtcgatttaatcaataaaacatTAGCAACTAACCCGAAAATTAGTTACCAAAATATGAAACCCCAAAATCACCCAAAGAAAAACTATGTACTAACTAAAAAATGCATACCCTAACACAAATTTCTGGATTCGACACTGTCTAAGGTATAGTTACATACCACGATCAACTCGTTATTAGTTATTACATCCACGGGCTACAGCAACTTACGAAAGTTAAGATTATTGGGGCCAATGTCTCGTGAGGTAACCAATGACACATGGTTTTCACAAACTAGATCCATCATCCAAAAACAAATATAGGAAGCTTTGGTTACATGTTTGGGGTGAATGTCTCAGCAAGGCTTGCATTTGATTAAGTCAACTTACTCAAAATGTTTGGATAATTTTAGGCTTGGAGTTGGGTTTGACTTTCTCAACCTAAAGGGGGCAAGGAATTTAGACTTTGAGGTTAAGCATTAAAGAATAATTACTTGTAAACTACTAAAATGCATATACGATTTTCAAAGATTTCATATTAATTATGAAAGGTtgacgttaaaaaaaaataataataaatataaaaaatatgttttactAAACGAAGgactttcgttaaggtgcattaattagttgtacacttaccataaaattcaggggtggacttttaatatgaaaatgtacaatatttttatgcacgttatGTGAAGCCCTAAGagctttgtttagcattttccaaaAATATATAGAGAGAGCGAGGAGTTCACAGGTCGACCCGATGAGCTAAATGACCAACCCGGACCCGACCTAAAATGAGTGAAGTTCGCAGGTTGGTGATGGTGAATTATTACAGGTCAAAAATTTTGtgcaatttaaattttttactcATGAGGGCATATTTCTCGAAATAGATGTATTGAATGGAGAAATCTGTAAATCGTGTGGATATAAAATACCATTAATATATGTGATTAACAATCCATTTATGCCTTAATTTTTGGAGAGAAAGGGACGTTGGTTGGTCCCtccctctctctttctctcctgTGTTCTATCCTGTATCATCCGCAGGTGTTGGTCAACGGCATCATTGTTGATGGCTAACTATGGATGATCACCGGCCTCGGTGATtctgcatcatcatcatcttgtcGTGACATATAACCATATCCGAAAAGCCAAATATATTGGCTTGAGTTTTCTTCAATTCTATTGAAGAAGAAATACTTCTTGTAAAGGAAACAGAGAAGCCCGGAGCTTAAAGATGTCATTGCATTTGAGTACattgtataaacaaaataaaattaaacgatCAGATTTGGTGGATCAGCTACGAGAATATCAAATCCGCTCAAATCATAACTGGGCTTCCGTCTCCTTCATTTCATCGAACGCTAGAATTCCTTCATCTTCTAGGTACCATTTAtgtttctttaatatatataatctggTCATCTAGTTTTGAATTGATAAAATTCTTTCAATAATGTTTTGATGATTTTACGGCAATATAAAAACATGACAGGTACATGATAAAATGTCACAAAATgcatacaaataataattttttgaacTTTAAAGCCCATTGGCATTTCTTATGACATACCGATTCTATACATTTTCTTAAACATTAAAGAAAATAGTGTCTAATCTAcatcatttatgatttatattgATACAGGATGGATATGATGTTGTTTGTAATTTGGGAACTTCTGATTCTATCGTTGATCGTATCCTCAGCCATCTCGTTATATTTCAGTCACATGAGTCTCACTTTAATATTAGCAACTGTCTCATGGTTACTACTATTATGTATGAAGGTATTCAAGCAAGTAAAATTGAGCAAGAAAACCAAGCAAATGATGATGCTTCCTTTATCAATGTAGAAATCATATATCAATGATTCTTAATGGTAACCATACTCTGTCTCAATTTGTGGTTCAAGATCGGAACTTTATGATGTTTCCAAGAGTACGCTCATATGTAGTAGGTTATGTGTACATGTAAATTACATTGCTCCAAGAACTGAAGTTTACTTGTATTATTGTTTACCGTGGTAGCTATTGTTGGTTATTGTTCATAAACGCATAGAACTTTGGCTAACTTGTAAATAGGGGTGTCAaaatggatgggttgggtaataGTCAAACCAGGTAGGATAAGTATGGGTGCCAAGTTTATTCGACTCACACTCGGGCCTTTTGTTTTTTAGCATTCTAAATGATTAACTTGTTACCCTATATAATTATCTAATAGGATTTTAGCatattaaaaatacactttaGATGACTTTTTACCAGTTTGACAAAATAATCTGGATTGGTTTGTTTATGCATAAAAAGGGCAACTCCTCTACATGGTGAAGAGTGTGAAGCTTAACACTAATTAGGAGCTGCCCGGCGAATGATGTGTAATTTCTTAACCCATAATTACGAGATTATAGTATCTTGTCCCTGTATAACCACTACAAGATTAAAATGGTTATCATGATAAAATTCGTTAGTTTCTCCTTCCTTTGAAGATTTTTTTGGATGTCTCTGGTGTAAAGCACAAGTAGGAGAAACATACCCAAAAATGGCATATGTAGTTTGGCTTTACAGTGTCATTGTCGATTCAAAAGTTTTACAAACCGATGTGTTTAACAAAGTTATTTGGATTTTCAGTTTTGAAGGCACAATAAGTATTGGTTTTGGTGTTTCTATCCACAGTTTATTCTAGCTAGGCTCTGTTAAGTTGGGCGgtaatttatatgtttgtttcaaAGAGCTATCACCATTTGGGGTGATTCAAGCATCTTGGATCGGAATTCGAATTTAGTTAATTAGACTAGCGAAGATTTGTAGATAAATCGATAAAAATAAGAAGGATCTTTACATAATAGTTTTCTAGATtcctaaaaacaaaacaaattgaaaatgtcttattgtttgattttgttgtttcGTAATATGTAGTGACTAATATGACAATCCAAATGAAACTGGACACAAAAAGTCTTTATCACCAATGTAAACACTACATATCCtatttctatatatagaaaataaatttctttgtaTATGCAAGGCGTTTACTTTCTTTTCAGCCtctcatattaattaaattaaaaaaaaaagttttcttgCATTTCTTGGCTTCAAATCCTTGAAACCTTCGTTCTTGTATGTGAATGGCATCTTTTAAGTTTTCTCCATCTTCGTCATCATCTATACCTAAAGGAGGATGGAAATATGATGTTTTCCTAAGCTTTAGAGGCGAAGACACTCGACTCAATTTTGTAGATCATTTGTATGTTGCTCTAGTTCAGAGAGGCATCCTTGTGTTCAAAGATGATGAGATGCTTCATAAAGGAGAAGAAATCTCTCTTGAAATCATGACAGCCATCGAAGAATCAAAGTTTGCGGTGGTTATTATCTCTAAAAATTATGCAAACTCTTCATGGTGTTTGGTTGAGCTTGCCAAAATCATCGAATGCCATAACTGCCtgggacaaaaagtgttaccgGTGTTCTACCATGTTGATCCATCAGATGTGCGTGCACAAACTAAAGACTTTGGTATTGCGCTTGAGCAACACGAGCAAAAGTTTACTGGAGAGAAGGATAAAGTGAATACGTGGAGGGAAGCTTTGTCTGCAACAGCCGGCTTATCTGGATTGCATATATCAAACACTATTAAAGAGTTAGTTTTCTTTGATCCGTTTACTATATACGAATAGCTAACAAAAGGTTGTAACTTTGATCCGTTTATTCCATAACTAACAAAGACTTTTAGTTGCCCACAATTAAGGAAGAGAATTAAGTAGAAAAAGTTCCATTTGAAGAATAGAAAACAAGGATCATAATTTGCAGAATATATTCTATTGGTCTTTTCGTGCACTTTAGGATTCATGCCCTTAATACGTCTACGTATAATACAACCGTGTGACATAGTGATGCAAATTCCTTAGTCATTTTGCTGATATGTTCCCAATTTTATGTATTCAAGCATCATCTCAAAATTGTTACCTTTAGAATCCGAATGTTACTTAGCTTCCTAACAGCAGCCTTAACTCTGCAGGGGTGAATCCACATATATCAACAAAATTGTTCAAGAGATTTTAGGTGATTTACGAACATTTGACACACAGAACAATTTAGTGGGTATAGAGTCTCGTGTAGATGAATTTCAACCGCTATTGGATGTGAAGGCGAAAGATGAGGTGCGCATGGTAGGGATATATGGAATGGGAGGAATCGGAAAGACAACTCTTGCCCAAGCTTTGTTTAGAAGAATTTCTTGTAACTTTGGGGGTAGCAGCTTTGTAAAAGACGTTAGGGAAAATAGTTCTAGTAAAAGAGATATATGTGCCTTACAAGAAAAGGTTCTTAGAGAGATACTAATGACGAATcacaagttcaatattcaaGATCCTGAAGATGGTGCAAAAATAATACGAACAAGATTTATCCATAAATGTATACTTTTAGTTTTAGATGATGTGGATAATGGCAAGCAGTTAGAATTCTTAGCTGCTACACATCACTGGCTTGGTCCTGGAAGTAGAATCATCATAACCACCAGAAACGAGCAATTGTTGTCCGATACAAATGCAAAGTACAAACCAAGTTATTTGTCAAAGGACGATGCTCTTGAGCTGTTTAGCAGACATGCTTTCAAGAAAAATAGCCCTCCAGACGGGTATGGGGAGTTGTCATTTCGTGCAATAAGCTATGCTGGCTATCTTCCTCTAGCTGTAAAAGTGTTAGGTTCTTTCTTCCGTGGTAGGAAGGCAGATATTTGGGAAAGTGCCTTTAATAGACTAGCAAAAAAACCAAATGATGAGATTTTCGAGACACTGAAATTAAGTTTTGATGCGTTAGAGGATtctgaaaaaaatatattcctAGACATTGCGTGTTTCTTTAAAGGAAAAAATGCAGGACATGTGACTAGAGTCCTCGATGGCTGTGGTTTTGACCCGTTAATAGGAATTACTGTTCTAGTCGAAAAATCTCTAATCACCATTTCTAATAAAGGACTAGAAATGCATGATCTCATACAAGAAATGGGCTGGGAAGTAGTTCGTCAGAGTTTTCCAAATAGTAGGTTATGGCAACTTAACGAAATCCAGGATTTCATCAGAAGAACTAAGgtaataaattttcttttgtaattCTGGTCTTCTCTAAATTTAAATGTTTCAGTATAATAAGTAAAGTTATTTATTGCAGAAACTAAAAGCAGTTGAAGCCATAGTAGTGCAAGACAAGCAAAACGATGATGACCCGTTTGAAGAGGCAAATTTTAGCACTGATATCTTTGTAACTATGAAGAATCTTCGACTACTCGATGTGAAAGGGAAATTCACTTTTTGTGAGCCTACGTTTCTTCCAGATGAGTTAAGATGGATTTGTTGGAATGAGTACCCATTTTCTTCTCTTCCAATTGGAAACTTGCGTAAGCTCGTTGGGATTGAAGTGGCCAAAGGAAGTATCAAACAGTTTTGGAAGGGACAAAAGGTACATGGTAGAATAAATCAATCTCTCTTTGAAATAATTTGTCATGCATACAGAGTTACACATATAACTTTGTTCTTTTCTATCGATGTTGTCAGATTATGCCCAACTTGAAGTTTGTTAAACTTCAACGGTTAGACTGCCTAACAAGAATTCCAGATGTCTCAGGAGCTCCAAACATCGAAAGATTAGTATTGTTGAATTGTAAGAATTTGGTTGAGGTTCACGAGTCTCTTGGATCTCACAAAAAGCTTGTCAAATGGGACATGATTGGTTGCGAGCGACTCAGGCATCTCCCATCCAGGATTGAGATGGAATCTTTCAAGGTTTTAAGACTCAGTAAATGCTACACTCTTGAAAGGTTTCCAGAAGTCTCCCCGTCTATGGTAAAACTTGATTGTATAAATCTTGATTGCTGTTTTAACTTAGAAGAGTTGCCATCATCCTTTGGATATCTGTCTGGTCTTACCTATCTGAATCTCAAAACATGTACAAGTTTTGAGAATCTCCAAAAC harbors:
- the LOC122605452 gene encoding disease resistance protein RPV1-like isoform X1, with protein sequence MASFKFSPSSSSSIPKGGWKYDVFLSFRGEDTRLNFVDHLYVALVQRGILVFKDDEMLHKGEEISLEIMTAIEESKFAVVIISKNYANSSWCLVELAKIIECHNCLGQKVLPVFYHVDPSDVRAQTKDFGIALEQHEQKFTGEKDKVNTWREALSATAGLSGLHISNTIKEGESTYINKIVQEILGDLRTFDTQNNLVGIESRVDEFQPLLDVKAKDEVRMVGIYGMGGIGKTTLAQALFRRISCNFGGSSFVKDVRENSSSKRDICALQEKVLREILMTNHKFNIQDPEDGAKIIRTRFIHKCILLVLDDVDNGKQLEFLAATHHWLGPGSRIIITTRNEQLLSDTNAKYKPSYLSKDDALELFSRHAFKKNSPPDGYGELSFRAISYAGYLPLAVKVLGSFFRGRKADIWESAFNRLAKKPNDEIFETLKLSFDALEDSEKNIFLDIACFFKGKNAGHVTRVLDGCGFDPLIGITVLVEKSLITISNKGLEMHDLIQEMGWEVVRQSFPNSRLWQLNEIQDFIRRTKKLKAVEAIVVQDKQNDDDPFEEANFSTDIFVTMKNLRLLDVKGKFTFCEPTFLPDELRWICWNEYPFSSLPIGNLRKLVGIEVAKGSIKQFWKGQKIMPNLKFVKLQRLDCLTRIPDVSGAPNIERLVLLNCKNLVEVHESLGSHKKLVKWDMIGCERLRHLPSRIEMESFKVLRLSKCYTLERFPEVSPSMVKLDCINLDCCFNLEELPSSFGYLSGLTYLNLKTCTSFENLQNINCESKCFKHLVFQNNKKQPRFQEHHRSIEILEILTDATKSLPKSMSVGNLTNMYSLKTLNLSLRQIHEEDFPKDLHAFSALEKLILSGNNKLIRLPTSISHLSHLKCLKLDECHRLESLHTLPSRIQVLEANNCSSLKKIEDLSKEYELLYEISFINCYRLLEDIDNQRYLDNLLQESFLKRCAAGDRQLRMAIPGNKIPSWFKEDQPGCKFELRVDSNAEIIGYAICGLFPGEWKEKYYYPFITTTFKKDGKSSHTKEVDCVDASVAYEIGNIWTSYRTFSSVQCQDWYGGSLVINLTLNGTKAIRCASRLMYKQDVESIPCTRTCI
- the LOC122605452 gene encoding disease resistance protein Roq1-like isoform X2 — protein: MASFKFSPSSSSSIPKGGWKYDVFLSFRGEDTRLNFVDHLYVALVQRGILVFKDDEMLHKGEEISLEIMTAIEESKFAVVIISKNYANSSWCLVELAKIIECHNCLGQKVLPVFYHVDPSDVRAQTKDFGIALEQHEQKFTGEKDKVNTWREALSATAGLSGLHISNTIKEGESTYINKIVQEILGDLRTFDTQNNLVGIESRVDEFQPLLDVKAKDEVRMVGIYGMGGIGKTTLAQALFRRISCNFGGSSFVKDVRENSSSKRDICALQEKVLREILMTNHKFNIQDPEDGAKIIRTRFIHKCILLVLDDVDNGKQLEFLAATHHWLGPGSRIIITTRNEQLLSDTNAKYKPSYLSKDDALELFSRHAFKKNSPPDGYGELSFRAISYAGYLPLAVKVLGSFFRGRKADIWESAFNRLAKKPNDEIFETLKLSFDALEDSEKNIFLDIACFFKGKNAGHVTRVLDGCGFDPLIGITVLVEKSLITISNKGLEMHDLIQEMGWEVVRQSFPNSRLWQLNEIQDFIRRTKKLKAVEAIVVQDKQNDDDPFEEANFSTDIFVTMKNLRLLDVKGKFTFCEPTFLPDELRWICWNEYPFSSLPIGNLRKLVGIEVAKGSIKQFWKGQKIMPNLKFVKLQRLDCLTRIPDVSGAPNIERLVLLNCKNLVEVHESLGSHKKLVKWDMIGCERLRHLPSRIEMESFKVLRLSKCYTLERFPEVSPSMTSRGYR
- the LOC122605454 gene encoding uncharacterized protein LOC122605454; translated protein: MSLHLSTLYKQNKIKRSDLVDQLREYQIRSNHNWASVSFISSNARIPSSSRMDMMLFVIWELLILSLIVSSAISLYFSHMSLTLILATVSWLLLLCMKVFKQVKLSKKTKQMMMLPLSM